One window of Mauremys reevesii isolate NIE-2019 linkage group 4, ASM1616193v1, whole genome shotgun sequence genomic DNA carries:
- the PSMD13 gene encoding 26S proteasome non-ATPase regulatory subunit 13, which yields MKDVPGFLQQSQSSGPGQAAVWHRLEELYTKKLWHQLTLQVLDFVQDPCFAKGDGLIKLYENFISEFEHRVNPLSLVEIILHVVRQMTDPNVALTFLEKTREKVKSSDEAVILCKTAIGALKLNIGDLQVTKETIEDVEEMLNNLPGVTSVHSRFYDLSSKYYQTIGNHASYYKDALRFLGCIDVKDLPVSEQQERAFTLGLAGLLGEGVYNFGELLMHPVLESLRNTDRQWLIDTLYAFNSGNVEKFQALKTAWGQQPDLAANEALLLKKIQLLCLMEMTFTRPANHRQLTFEEIAKSAKVTVNEVELLVMKALSVGLVKGSIDEVDKKVHMTWVQPRVLDLQQIKGMKDRLEFWCTDVRSMEMLVEHQAHDILT from the exons ATGAAGGACGTGCCGGGcttcctgcagcagagccagagctccgggccgggccaggccgccGTGTGGCACCGCCTGGAGGAGCTCTACACCAAGAA actCTGGCACCAGCTGACTCTGCAGGTGTTGGACTTTGTGCAGGACCCCTGCTTTGCTAAAGGAGATGGGCTCATCAAG CTTTACGAGAACTTCATCAGTGAGTTTGAACACAG GGTGAACCCTTTGTCCTTGGTAGAGATCATTCTTCATGTAGTTAGACAGATGACAG ATCCCAATGTGGCCCTTACTTTCCTGGAAAAGACTCGAGAAAAG GTGAAAAGCAGTGATGAGGCTGTGATTTTATGTAAAACAGCCATCGGGGCTCTGAAGTTAAACATTGGCGACCTACAGGTCACAAAG GAGACCATAGAGGATGTTGAGGAGATGCTGAACAATCTCCCTGGGGTGACATCTGTTCACAGCCGTTTCTACGACCTTTCCAGCAAGTACTACCAGACAATTGGGAATCATGCCTCTTACTATAAGGATGCATTGCGGTTCCTGGGCTGTATTGATGTCAAGGATCTACCAG tgtcagagcagcaggagagagCCTTTACCTTGGGGCTGGCAGGACTCCTAGGAGAAGGAGTTTATAACTTTGGCGAGCTG CTCATGCACCCTGTGCTGGAGTCCTTGAGAAACACTGACAGACAGTGGCTGATTGACACACTTTATGCCTTCAATAGCGGTAATGTAGAGAAATTCCAGGCTCTGAAGACTGCCTGGGGCCAGCAG CCAGACCTGGCTGCAAATGAAGCTCTTCTCCTGAAGAAGATCCAGCTGCTGTGCCTCATGGAG ATGACCTTCACCCGACCAGCCAATCACAGACAGCTCACTTTTGAAGAGATTGCTAAAAGTGCCAAAGTCACGGTGAATGAG GTGGAACTGCTGGTGATGAAGGCCCTCTCAGTAGGGTTAGTAAAGGGCAGTATTGATGAAGTGGATAAGAAAGTGCACATGACCTGGGTCCAACCGCGTGTGCTGGATTTACAGCAG ATCAAGGGGATGAAGGACCGTCTGGAGTTCTGGTGCACAGATGTGAGGAGCATGGAAATGCTGGTGGAGCACCAAGCCCACGATATCCTAACATAG
- the SIRT3 gene encoding NAD-dependent protein deacetylase sirtuin-3, mitochondrial isoform X1, whose protein sequence is MSLGLRFRVAAARNVFPATSLPGFTAWRNLWVCSQRNHPRRSVGSMGGRNLPLASLGSGFIPTSGTSLQREPLECLGEMAIACGVRRIQGARPVSLSTAAMGIFGIGRGGDGSGNRKLTLQDVAELIQKKECHRMVVMAGAGISTPSGIPDFRSPGSGLYSNLQQYNIPYPEAIFEIAYFFHNPKPFFTLAKELYPGNYRPNYSHYFLRLLHDKGLLLRLYTQNIDGLERVAGIPLDKLVEAHGTFATATCTTCRRSYPGEDFRGDVMADKIPHCPVCTGLIKPDIVFFGEELPHRFFLHVTDFPMADVLFIIGTSLEVQPFASLADAVRSSIPRVLINRDLVGPFAYQPQYNDVALLGDVISGVEKFVELMGWKEEMQELIRRETEKIMDHLLKG, encoded by the exons atgaGCCTGGGGTTACGGTTCAGAGTCGCGGCTGCTAGAAATGTGTTTCCTGCTACGAGTCTTCCGGGATTCACGG CCTGGAGGAATCTCTGGGTATGCAGTCAGAGAAATCATCCCAGGAGGTCCGTTGGCTCCATGGGGGGCAGAAATCTTCCCTTAGCTTCCTTGGGATCTGGCTTCATCCCCACAAGTGGAACTTCCCTGCAGAGGGAGCCTCTGGAATGCCTTGGAGAGATGGCAATTGCCTGTGGAGTGAG AAGGATCCAGGGGGCCAGACCGGTCTCCTTATCCACTGCTGCTATGGGCATCTTTGGGATCGGCAGAGGAGGAGATGGCAGTGGGAACCGGAAGCTCACCCTGCAGGACGTGGCAGAATTAATTCAGAAGAAGGAGTGTCACCGGATGGTGGTGATGGCTGGAGCTGGGATCAGTACACCCAGCGGCATCCCAGATTTTAG GTCTCCTGGGAGTGGCCTGTACAGTAACCTTCAGCAGTACAACATTCCCTATCCAGAAGCCATCTTTGAAATTGCCTACTTCTTCCACAATCCTAAGCCCTTTTTCACTTTGGCCAAGGAGTTgtaccctggcaattacaggcccaACTATTCCCATTACTTCTTGCGACTCCTGCATGACAAGGGGCTCCTTCTGCGTCTGTACACTCAGAACATCGACGGGCTAGAAAGAG TTGCTGGGATCCCTCTTGATAAGTTGGTAGAAGCTCATGGCACCTTTGCCACTGCCACATGTACCACCTGTCGGAGATCCTACCCGGGTGAGGACTTTAGG GGAGATGTGATGGCAGACAAAATCCCCCATTGCCCAGTCTGCACTGGACTCATCAAACCTGACATTGTGTTCTTTGGAGAGGAGCTCCCACACCGGTTCTTCCTGCACGTGACAGATTTCCCCATGGCAGATGTGCTCTTTATCATTGGAACCTCCCTCGAG GTGCAGCCCTTTGCCAGTCTGGCAGATGCAGTCCGCAGCTCTATTCCTCGTGTGCTGATCAATCGAGACCTGGTGGGACCATTTGCGTACCAGCCACAGTACAATGATGTGGCCCTGCTGGGAGATGTGATCAGTGGGGTGGAGAAGTTTGTGGAGCTGATGGGCTGGAAGGAGGAGATGCAGGAGCTAATCCGGAGGGAAACCGAAAAG ATTATGGATCATCTACTGAAAGGCTGA
- the SIRT3 gene encoding NAD-dependent protein deacetylase sirtuin-3, mitochondrial isoform X4, protein MSLGLRFRVAAARNVFPATSLPGFTAWRNLWVCSQRNHPRRSVGSMGGRNLPLASLGSGFIPTSGTSLQREPLECLGEMAIACGVRSPGSGLYSNLQQYNIPYPEAIFEIAYFFHNPKPFFTLAKELYPGNYRPNYSHYFLRLLHDKGLLLRLYTQNIDGLERVAGIPLDKLVEAHGTFATATCTTCRRSYPGEDFRGDVMADKIPHCPVCTGLIKPDIVFFGEELPHRFFLHVTDFPMADVLFIIGTSLEVQPFASLADAVRSSIPRVLINRDLVGPFAYQPQYNDVALLGDVISGVEKFVELMGWKEEMQELIRRETEKIMDHLLKG, encoded by the exons atgaGCCTGGGGTTACGGTTCAGAGTCGCGGCTGCTAGAAATGTGTTTCCTGCTACGAGTCTTCCGGGATTCACGG CCTGGAGGAATCTCTGGGTATGCAGTCAGAGAAATCATCCCAGGAGGTCCGTTGGCTCCATGGGGGGCAGAAATCTTCCCTTAGCTTCCTTGGGATCTGGCTTCATCCCCACAAGTGGAACTTCCCTGCAGAGGGAGCCTCTGGAATGCCTTGGAGAGATGGCAATTGCCTGTGGAGTGAG GTCTCCTGGGAGTGGCCTGTACAGTAACCTTCAGCAGTACAACATTCCCTATCCAGAAGCCATCTTTGAAATTGCCTACTTCTTCCACAATCCTAAGCCCTTTTTCACTTTGGCCAAGGAGTTgtaccctggcaattacaggcccaACTATTCCCATTACTTCTTGCGACTCCTGCATGACAAGGGGCTCCTTCTGCGTCTGTACACTCAGAACATCGACGGGCTAGAAAGAG TTGCTGGGATCCCTCTTGATAAGTTGGTAGAAGCTCATGGCACCTTTGCCACTGCCACATGTACCACCTGTCGGAGATCCTACCCGGGTGAGGACTTTAGG GGAGATGTGATGGCAGACAAAATCCCCCATTGCCCAGTCTGCACTGGACTCATCAAACCTGACATTGTGTTCTTTGGAGAGGAGCTCCCACACCGGTTCTTCCTGCACGTGACAGATTTCCCCATGGCAGATGTGCTCTTTATCATTGGAACCTCCCTCGAG GTGCAGCCCTTTGCCAGTCTGGCAGATGCAGTCCGCAGCTCTATTCCTCGTGTGCTGATCAATCGAGACCTGGTGGGACCATTTGCGTACCAGCCACAGTACAATGATGTGGCCCTGCTGGGAGATGTGATCAGTGGGGTGGAGAAGTTTGTGGAGCTGATGGGCTGGAAGGAGGAGATGCAGGAGCTAATCCGGAGGGAAACCGAAAAG ATTATGGATCATCTACTGAAAGGCTGA
- the SIRT3 gene encoding NAD-dependent protein deacetylase sirtuin-3, mitochondrial isoform X2, translating into MSLGLRFRVAAARNVFPATSLPGFTAWRNLWVCSQRNHPRRSVGSMGGRNLPLASLGSGFIPTSGTSLQREPLECLGEMAIACGVRRIQGARPVSLSTAAMGIFGIGRGGDGSGNRKLTLQDVAELIQKKECHRMVVMAGAGISTPSGIPDFRSPGSGLYSNLQQYNIPYPEAIFEIAYFFHNPKPFFTLAKELYPGNYRPNYSHYFLRLLHDKGLLLRLYTQNIDGLERVAGIPLDKLVEAHGTFATATCTTCRRSYPGEDFRGDVMADKIPHCPVCTGLIKPDIVFFGEELPHRFFLHVTDFPMADVLFIIGTSLEVQPFASLADAVRSSIPRVLINRDLVGPFAYQPQYNDVALLGDVISGVEKFVELMGWKEEMQELIRRETEKLDAKDN; encoded by the exons atgaGCCTGGGGTTACGGTTCAGAGTCGCGGCTGCTAGAAATGTGTTTCCTGCTACGAGTCTTCCGGGATTCACGG CCTGGAGGAATCTCTGGGTATGCAGTCAGAGAAATCATCCCAGGAGGTCCGTTGGCTCCATGGGGGGCAGAAATCTTCCCTTAGCTTCCTTGGGATCTGGCTTCATCCCCACAAGTGGAACTTCCCTGCAGAGGGAGCCTCTGGAATGCCTTGGAGAGATGGCAATTGCCTGTGGAGTGAG AAGGATCCAGGGGGCCAGACCGGTCTCCTTATCCACTGCTGCTATGGGCATCTTTGGGATCGGCAGAGGAGGAGATGGCAGTGGGAACCGGAAGCTCACCCTGCAGGACGTGGCAGAATTAATTCAGAAGAAGGAGTGTCACCGGATGGTGGTGATGGCTGGAGCTGGGATCAGTACACCCAGCGGCATCCCAGATTTTAG GTCTCCTGGGAGTGGCCTGTACAGTAACCTTCAGCAGTACAACATTCCCTATCCAGAAGCCATCTTTGAAATTGCCTACTTCTTCCACAATCCTAAGCCCTTTTTCACTTTGGCCAAGGAGTTgtaccctggcaattacaggcccaACTATTCCCATTACTTCTTGCGACTCCTGCATGACAAGGGGCTCCTTCTGCGTCTGTACACTCAGAACATCGACGGGCTAGAAAGAG TTGCTGGGATCCCTCTTGATAAGTTGGTAGAAGCTCATGGCACCTTTGCCACTGCCACATGTACCACCTGTCGGAGATCCTACCCGGGTGAGGACTTTAGG GGAGATGTGATGGCAGACAAAATCCCCCATTGCCCAGTCTGCACTGGACTCATCAAACCTGACATTGTGTTCTTTGGAGAGGAGCTCCCACACCGGTTCTTCCTGCACGTGACAGATTTCCCCATGGCAGATGTGCTCTTTATCATTGGAACCTCCCTCGAG GTGCAGCCCTTTGCCAGTCTGGCAGATGCAGTCCGCAGCTCTATTCCTCGTGTGCTGATCAATCGAGACCTGGTGGGACCATTTGCGTACCAGCCACAGTACAATGATGTGGCCCTGCTGGGAGATGTGATCAGTGGGGTGGAGAAGTTTGTGGAGCTGATGGGCTGGAAGGAGGAGATGCAGGAGCTAATCCGGAGGGAAACCGAAAAG CTGGATGCAAAAGACAACTAG
- the SIRT3 gene encoding NAD-dependent protein deacetylase sirtuin-3, mitochondrial isoform X3, which translates to MGGRNLPLASLGSGFIPTSGTSLQREPLECLGEMAIACGVRRIQGARPVSLSTAAMGIFGIGRGGDGSGNRKLTLQDVAELIQKKECHRMVVMAGAGISTPSGIPDFRSPGSGLYSNLQQYNIPYPEAIFEIAYFFHNPKPFFTLAKELYPGNYRPNYSHYFLRLLHDKGLLLRLYTQNIDGLERVAGIPLDKLVEAHGTFATATCTTCRRSYPGEDFRGDVMADKIPHCPVCTGLIKPDIVFFGEELPHRFFLHVTDFPMADVLFIIGTSLEVQPFASLADAVRSSIPRVLINRDLVGPFAYQPQYNDVALLGDVISGVEKFVELMGWKEEMQELIRRETEKIMDHLLKG; encoded by the exons ATGGGGGGCAGAAATCTTCCCTTAGCTTCCTTGGGATCTGGCTTCATCCCCACAAGTGGAACTTCCCTGCAGAGGGAGCCTCTGGAATGCCTTGGAGAGATGGCAATTGCCTGTGGAGTGAG AAGGATCCAGGGGGCCAGACCGGTCTCCTTATCCACTGCTGCTATGGGCATCTTTGGGATCGGCAGAGGAGGAGATGGCAGTGGGAACCGGAAGCTCACCCTGCAGGACGTGGCAGAATTAATTCAGAAGAAGGAGTGTCACCGGATGGTGGTGATGGCTGGAGCTGGGATCAGTACACCCAGCGGCATCCCAGATTTTAG GTCTCCTGGGAGTGGCCTGTACAGTAACCTTCAGCAGTACAACATTCCCTATCCAGAAGCCATCTTTGAAATTGCCTACTTCTTCCACAATCCTAAGCCCTTTTTCACTTTGGCCAAGGAGTTgtaccctggcaattacaggcccaACTATTCCCATTACTTCTTGCGACTCCTGCATGACAAGGGGCTCCTTCTGCGTCTGTACACTCAGAACATCGACGGGCTAGAAAGAG TTGCTGGGATCCCTCTTGATAAGTTGGTAGAAGCTCATGGCACCTTTGCCACTGCCACATGTACCACCTGTCGGAGATCCTACCCGGGTGAGGACTTTAGG GGAGATGTGATGGCAGACAAAATCCCCCATTGCCCAGTCTGCACTGGACTCATCAAACCTGACATTGTGTTCTTTGGAGAGGAGCTCCCACACCGGTTCTTCCTGCACGTGACAGATTTCCCCATGGCAGATGTGCTCTTTATCATTGGAACCTCCCTCGAG GTGCAGCCCTTTGCCAGTCTGGCAGATGCAGTCCGCAGCTCTATTCCTCGTGTGCTGATCAATCGAGACCTGGTGGGACCATTTGCGTACCAGCCACAGTACAATGATGTGGCCCTGCTGGGAGATGTGATCAGTGGGGTGGAGAAGTTTGTGGAGCTGATGGGCTGGAAGGAGGAGATGCAGGAGCTAATCCGGAGGGAAACCGAAAAG ATTATGGATCATCTACTGAAAGGCTGA